The nucleotide sequence TTCTCAAAGAATCCGAGTTTGTTTGATGTCAGAGAATCAGCGTCAGTGGATGTGCTGCTGACAAACCTCATCAAGGGGAATCTGCTTCCTTCTGCTCTGATCTGGATCACCTCTcgaccagcagcagccaatcagattcctcCTGAGTGTGTTGATCTGATCACAGATGTACGAGGATTCAATGACCCTCAGAAGGACGAGTatttcaggaagagaatcaATGATGAGAATCTGGCCAACggaatcatcacacacatgaaatcatccagaagtctgtacatcatgtgtcacatcccagtcttctgctggatttcagccactgttCTCCAGAGAATGTTGAGTGAAGCAGAGAGTCAAGCACAGATCCCCAAGACTCTCACTCAAATGTTCACACACTTCCTGATGTTTCAGGTCAAACTGAAGAGTCAGAAGTATGATGGGAAATGTGACGTAGATCTTCAGCAGGCTAGAAAGAGTCTTGAGTCACTGGGAAAACTGGCTTTTCAACAGCTGGAGAAAGGGAACCTGATCTTCTATGAGGAGGATCTGAGAGAGTGTGACATTGATGTCAGAGAAGCGTCAGTGTACTCAGGAGTTTGTactcagatcttcagagaggaGTTTGGACTGAACCTGGGGAAGGTGTTCAGCTTTGTGCATCTGAGCGTTCAGGAGTTTCTCGCagctttatttgtgtttctgaCATTTCTTCAGCAAACATCAGGACCCATCAGGAGATTGAGATCAAATATGAGTGATTTACTGAAGCGTGAAGTGGACAATGCCTTACAGAGTGAGAACGGACACCTGGATCTTTACCTCAGATTTCTTCTGGGTCTTTCACTGGAGTCCAGTCAGACGATCTTACAAGATCTGATGACACAGACAGGAAGAAGCTCTGACAGTAAACAGGAAATAGTCGATTACATTAAGAAGAAGATCAGAAAGAATCTCTCTCCAGAGAAATCCGTCAATCTGtttcactgtctgaatgaactcaATGATCATTCTCTAGTGCAGGAAGTACAAACATATGTGAACAGAGGAGATGAGTCTAGTCTTACTGGAGTCCGTCTCTCTCCTGCTCAGTGGTCGGCTCTGGTGTTTGTGTTACTGAACTCAGTAGAGAAGCTGGATGAGTTTAATCTGAGGAAATATGATCCATCAGATGAATGTCTTCTGAGGCTTCTGCCAGTGATCAAAGCATCCAGAACAGCTGAGTGAGTCTGATGAACTGTGTTAAATTGTGTTATACTGTTATATAAGGTCTACTTACAGTATGAAGTTCgtgtggtttttacatccaaaaacatcaaaatcaataagttataggctattttctaaatgggttttgaggccagctctgctaACGtttggttttaatgggcgtgccgcattgaagactatAAGTAAACGCCACTGCTTTGATTGAATAATAGTTTGCgcagttggagccttctgtgaatttggttagagacgtaacgttaggttgcACATCAGCACAATTCAGTTTTCGCACAGCATCAGCATTATCTGGAGACCTTCTGTGATTTATCAgtacatcagtatttcatgtgacgcattcgcacgggatgattttactcaaattgacTGACTTATATCCCATATGTGATGTCaagcgtttaatgatatatgatcgtacctgtcagcatttgagaccactGATCCCTTACCAGACAAAAGATCATCGCGATCGTGGGTCTAAAATGTTACGatagtttccatgataaataaacaaacgggagaccaTGTTTCGCAGACAgaggataaaaccttgaaaaattatatatgagcccaccaaatcacagagatgccgattcacAAGGCTTAAGATCATAGACAACCTCAGCAAGTATTAAAAATGACTAGttgtccccaggtaatacttaTCTCATCCAAATaatgctcagggcacatcaagtgatctctaacaaagcaatagtgacacatagtacaaaaatgttttactcacataagattggtGCGTCATTCAATATCAGATCAAGTATTGGAGGCACAGCACTGCCTTTTTTTAGACTCTTCGCAAATCCAGCGTCGacctctgccttgttcacaaaggaatcctcagagaaattaaacaaataatagtCCATGATTTTCCcccatgagctggaacgtctttaaaaataaactttaaccacacATTACTTATATCGGAATCCCAATGAAGGTTATgtagcgactgtattcttccacaaccagtttgtggttttattccttttttcggaaaatttgtatttatttgttggtcttttatatgtttataattgtatatCTGGGTACAGTTCTTGCAGTAATTCTCCATCAGGTGCAGATGTTGCTTCAGCTCTTGTGGATCTGATTCTCATTGTGTAAACATTATCACTTGACGTGTTTATATCTTTACTGATGTGatgttatttctctctcagtctgagtgtctgtaatctgacagagaaaagttgttcatcactggcgtcagttctcagatcaaactcctcaagtctgacagaactgaacctgagttacaataaactgaaggattcaggagtgaagctgctctctgatggactgaagaatacaaactgtaaactgaagacattACAGTAAGAAAACACCCAAATACAGTGAAACGTGTGTTTGTATCAAGTTCACTAGAGttcctttaaaatgttcatGTGAATCATCTTCACATAATGTTGTTGATCATAGAGACTCAACAGTGACTGtcagtatatttttttgttaacgcctattaaaatatatatataaaaatgtaacagtCCTAgatattattgtaaaaatgttgttgactttatttaatttaatttttcttctctcttcagtctgtctggttgcagtattggatctgaaggttgtgttgctctgacttcagctctgagatcaaacccctcacatctgacacaactggatctgagaaaaaataatccagaagattcaggagtgaagctgctctctgatctactgaaggatccacactGTCAACTACAGACACTACTGTGAGTTACTAATTCAATTATGATTGTGTAAAAGACAATTTTGTGACCGTCAAGTATGTTTGCTTTTTTGTTCCAGTGTTATGTTCTTGtgtgaatttgatatatttacactTCTTGTATAATGTTGTCTCTTGGATAATCTCTGCGAAAAGTTGCTCTCCATTTACATGAAGTTAAACATGACAtacttttgttgtgtttctggacacacacacatcatgttttACAGAAGTTCACTGCCACTCATAGAAGTTGTCAATCTTTCTTGAAATGATATCAACTTGTtttgattataattttttaattgttatttctctctcagtctgagtgtctgtaatctgacagagaaaagttgttcatcactggcgtcagttctcagatcaaactcctcaaATCTGACAGAACTGAGCCTGAGTCACAATaaactgaaggattcaggagtgaagctgctctctaatggactgaagaatacaaactgtaaactgaagacattACTGTGAGTTACTgatcaaattataattttgtttataaactCACTATTTTTAATAACTCACAAGAGCCTGTCAAGTATTTTTGCCTTTTATGTTTTGCTGTTTCACTCTTGTTCTTGTGTAAATTTGATAAAGTATCCAGTGGCAGCGTTTCATCAAAACCTAGTGTCTGGCAAAATTTCCTCTGGCCAAACAGCAACTACATTCCAAAGTAACGTAACCATAAATGAAACCACATTATAtctaaacaaatcatttacaagAATCCcaaaaactgaatgaaagcaCAAACATGGACAGAGACTTACAGATAACAAACCCAAACCCTCATAtcgtttaaaatgtgtttgtagcaagattcaaagtagggaaggaaggagtcgggaaccggcaaacatttaaacatttaatataaataataacagcctgcggcccctcacggccgaccgcaagcgaacaaaacataaatacaaatacaaacttgTTAGGgtccggtcctctctcttcgacagtccggtcgctcgttctcttctatgctcccgatctcctacgtgattcgagcccggtgtgtgcacagctggcgctcattcataattactcaccggtctcgaaccacggtctcaccccgcctactccactacagtgtttttttaaagctctaACTCTGCAGCAAAAGGGCGACTCCAACATAATATCTACTAAACCATCTGTCATTTATACTGTGTGTGACAATCTCTTCAAACCCACAGTCAGATGTTGTCATAACCACAAACGACTACGTTAATGGGGTTAAATCTGTGACATCCACATGAAAACACAGATGATCCAAAAAGACGTGCAGATATTTAGTACAATGAACTGTGACTGCGCATCACTGGAACATggagtacattttttattattcacagTACATCTTACAATATTTAAACACCTGGCTTGGGCAGATGAGATTGTTATgtgactgtaaaaataaaaatgataattgcAAATTTATTGCCATTTGTCGACATTAAAGACTTCACTACTACCCCTTGTCTTACCATACACGTTATTATTAAACACCTGTAAGggattttgtaaacattttcttccttttgttaaaaaaataaatgcctTCATGATTTaatatgtgatgtgaaatgTAGACAAGTGAAAGGCGGATTCAAACCTGCATCATGATAGTGTTACATATATTAGTCACATGTGTTACTCAACTCACCATTGAGGCTGATAGTCAgtgaatgttgttttcacaccTCACATGCTTCTGGCGCCCATGAAAGAAATATACAGCAGTCTAAAATATATTGATGATCTTTAATGAGCATCATTATACACACTTTGATCCACTGTTGTCTGAATGATATAGGGTATGACAACTGCCATACTCTGCCATAAACAAACACCGCCACTAGTAGTAGCacaacttgtgttatgttttctaTTGAATAAACATACAACTTCTTGTAATAATCTCATGTGTAAATCCCTCtggataaaaaatattttcccaattaataaatgtaattgtattgtACAGAAAGCTGCTCTCCATTTACATGAAGTTAAACATGACAaacttttgttgtgtttctggacacacacacatcatgttttGCTGAAGTTCACTGTCACTCAAGCTAGAAGTTGTCAAGCTTTCATTGAAAATTAATGAGATCAATtcgttttttaatgtttctctTGGAATATTCTTATATGTATTACATGTGTGATACTTTGAGATTTAAAGTCTCACATGAACTTTACTGCTTCATGcaatattctgaaaaatgtatgtgtaaatGCTTTGACTGTTGTCCATCTCCATGTGGAAAGTGCAGCATTATTAAAATCTGAGTGATTAATCATGCTGTCAGAAAAACGTAAGATTTTAACTCACTGTTTTGGTGtcatttctctctcagtctgagtcgctgtaatctgacagagaaaagttgttcatcactggcgtcagttctcagatcaaactcctcaagtctgacagaactgaacctgagtaacaataaactgaaggattcaggagtgaagctgctctctgatggactgaagaatacaaactgtaaactgaagacactAAAGTAAGAAAATCATTGAACCAATAAagttaaatgtgtgtatttattatgttaatggAGGTCTTCGGTTTATAAGAATCATCTTTATATATAAGAGACTCAACAGTGACTGTCAGTCAATGACTCTCTGACGATTTAGATTCATACAGCATTATCACCATACTGAGATCAGTTTAATAACTAACTTGAATATATTCTATTCATGCTATTATTATAGAATGACATtgatttacaataatttaatttattatatcgTTTTAAAAGGGACATAATTTGATGaacaataaatgtgaatattatATGCCCTCCGCTGTTTAGGAGCCCGGCGTGAAGCGGAGGGATCTTAAATCAGCCTGAAGGGGTTGTATTCGCTATAACAACCGcctcgctatacattatcccgcttattacatggctacctaccaaataaataaaaaaatgaacacaacatattGACTTAAAAGGGagtttgttgatttaaaaactatttatattgcttccgcTAAAGAAAATAGTCCGTTCGGTCTCTACGGTTAGAATCCTGCGTCCATGGCAACgggctttttttttttatgacaacggtctgttatactaagattagtgctgcattacacgtgccaatatgaataagtctacctaatgtctgtgattgttgctgaacatttgctaacgacatgttttaagcatattcacgCAGGCGTGACATTATTAGTCAGTCAGTTTCACGACTAGTAATGctcatgaagtattaatgctaagcactaaagtgcaacgtctcccttacttcccgttaaaacactacttcgtttaatttaataccaataaaagcCGTGCATACCAGCAACATGCTCTTCATCGATCCAGTGTGCTGTCGGCGTTGTTTTGGAGCCGTTTGGAGCACGTCACGAAGGTGCTGCGTGTcagcttaaccaatgaaaagtgtagcagcaaCAGCACGCTGCGGCTGCACGCTTGTGCGTGCTGCATAAGGATGCATTCACGTCCGCTGGGAGATTTGggaaatgttcgtaaaaatctaacagtgtaatgttttcagcGGGGTGGCAACAGGGGTGGCAAGGACTTCGTCTtgggtggcaattgccaccccaactagccctctggctccgccactgCAATTATTCTACTCAACATGTCTTAATGTTACTATCATTATTCAATTTATTACCATTACAGTAAGAAAACACCCAAATACAGTGAAACGTGTGTTTGTATCAAGTTCACTAGATttcctttaaaatgttcatGTGAATCATCTTCACATAATGTTGTTGATCATAGAGACTCAACAGTGACTGtcagtatatttttttgttaacgcctattaaaatatatatataaaaatgtaacagtCCTAgatattattgtaaaaatgttgttgagttctttaatttaatttttcttctctcttcagtctgtctAGTTGCAGTTttggatctgaaggttgtgttgctctgacttcagctctgagatcaaacccctcacatctgACACAACTGGATCTGAGATATAATAATCCAGGAGATTCAGGAGTaaagctgctctctgatctactgaaggatccacactgtcaactacagacactactgtgtgttattttttatttcttaaaccattttatttttaaaactatcACCACAATGTAGGAGTCGCACAAACTAGTCGACATGAATGCTCTTGCATGACTTTTAAAGCTTGATGTTGACTACTCGCGGGGTCATGTGGGCTAATAAATAGATTGACATTCTTCTAAAGTCATAGGCCATCACAGACAAAATCGTGCACTAATAGAAACAGCAGAAAAATGTTTCATGACACTTTTAGTCGACTTGTTGTGAATGTAAGTGAAGTTTGGTCTGTACACGCTTCAGATCTGATGTAACTCAAAGCTGCTGTAGAGATCCACCTGCTGCTCTTTTAATGCACAGCCCCGTTACCTCCGACATCAcactttaaaatagttttattttaaagtgctCTCGTGCAATAgatgaaaaacagtttatttgtatttagatACTTTATATTTAGAGCAGCACTCAAGTGTCTTGCTGCCCACACCCATCAAATCTTGTGGCTGAACATTTCTGGGCtcttattatgtttattaatgaCGACATTGACTAGTCGACATGACTTTTATCACATTATAGTCGACCTCAAAAAATCTAAGGTGGTTCAACctttaccaaaaaaaaaaataggttGAGAAATctataaatattaaacacaacaAACTGTAGGAGAAACTTTTAAGTTTATTCAACTTTGGGACAGGAGGTTTACATAACTCCGTTTTCTCAGTGAAATCATATGTATTTCAACACACACAAtgttaaattaatcaaattttTACATGAATGTGAATAGCTACATTTCTGAGTTTTCACAAATAACTCCACCCGACTTTCTTATGCAAAACTCCAAAAACCGTTGGTAGTCATATACTTCTATtctatggatacaaaaccaatgacAAGTGACAATAGGGACAAaggttttttggttaccaacattattcaaaatatcttctttcttgagaagaaagtcatagaggttttgaatgacacaagtgtgtgtaaatgattaaataattttcatttttgggtgaccagTTGTTATAAACCTTTACAAAACAGTCAGAtttggtccttgattctgattggctcaGCGAAGTTCTAAGCCATTATAAAATACTCCGATATATATTACGGCTGATCGcaccacatagcctaaatattaatcatttaatatattttatgaaaccttgctaagcatatgtaataaccgttttataaaagcaatgagCTCTGCAAAGCAAGAGTTCTCCCTTGGATTAATTTAATATGATTTGTAAGTATAAAGTCATTCTGACATGATGATGACTGAGATGAGTGTATATTAATATCATatctgatgtttctcctcaaTGTTTTGCAGTATTGAGCCTCAACTGTTACAATCACATGAAGAGTGAAAGGATTCACTTCATTCAGTAAAGATCATCTGTGCCTTTTTCTCTTTGAAGACTGTGACATCAACGGTGACAGCTGTGAAGTGATTAAAGTGTAGagttatgtttattgtaaatatagtattattattgtaatttgtaTAACATTCTGATCTCATATTCTGTATCATCCTGTAGTCTCTGAGCTCCTAAAGTCTGGTGTGTGTCTGGTCACAATAGATTATGACATGGTCAATGGTCACCTAGATTTCTGGTTTCAAAACTAATTTAATGAAGAATTAACTTataataaaatgcttaaaataaaataatagttttacgCGTCAGAAAAATGTATGCTTAAACTTAAACTtgacataa is from Triplophysa dalaica isolate WHDGS20190420 chromosome 3, ASM1584641v1, whole genome shotgun sequence and encodes:
- the LOC130415883 gene encoding NACHT, LRR and PYD domains-containing protein 12-like; translation: MNLSTETKRLTRGESPKSSRVSMKSDESMDIPLNFSSGDCDDTDVSNTTNGSLKGKHMDSVFQELEHKLISLMKKELKIFKSLLSPDYPSCSEREEEDDEDQIRVREMFLKITLNVLKKMKQTDLANKLQSKFAPVYMKKHKSRLKEQFQRMNEGISAQGSSTLVNEIYTELYITEGGSEDINNEHEVRQIETASRRSETQETQIKCNDIFKVSPQQNKPIRSVLTKGVAGIGKTVSVQKFILDWTEEKANQDLHYIFPLPFRELNLIKEKNISLMDLLHQFFTDTKELRSTDFDYNKVVFIFDGLDECRLPLDFSKNPSLFDVRESASVDVLLTNLIKGNLLPSALIWITSRPAAANQIPPECVDLITDVRGFNDPQKDEYFRKRINDENLANGIITHMKSSRSLYIMCHIPVFCWISATVLQRMLSEAESQAQIPKTLTQMFTHFLMFQVKLKSQKYDGKCDVDLQQARKSLESLGKLAFQQLEKGNLIFYEEDLRECDIDVREASVYSGVCTQIFREEFGLNLGKVFSFVHLSVQEFLAALFVFLTFLQQTSGPIRRLRSNMSDLLKREVDNALQSENGHLDLYLRFLLGLSLESSQTILQDLMTQTGRSSDSKQEIVDYIKKKIRKNLSPEKSVNLFHCLNELNDHSLVQEVQTYVNRGDESSLTGVRLSPAQWSALVFVLLNSVEKLDEFNLRKYDPSDECLLRLLPVIKASRTADLSVCNLTEKSCSSLASVLRSNSSSLTELNLSYNKLKDSGVKLLSDGLKNTNCKLKTLHLSGCSIGSEGCVALTSALRSNPSHLTQLDLRKNNPEDSGVKLLSDLLKDPHCQLQTLLLSVCNLTEKSCSSLASVLRSNSSNLTELSLSHNKLKDSGVKLLSNGLKNTNCKLKTLLLSRCNLTEKSCSSLASVLRSNSSSLTELNLSNNKLKDSGVKLLSDGLKNTNCKLKTLNLSSCSFGSEGCVALTSALRSNPSHLTQLDLRYNNPGDSGVKLLSDLLKDPHCQ